CAAATACTTCATCATCAGTCGATACTTCATCAAATGATGACGTCAAAGCTCAATTTTGAACGCAATCGCTTAACGAAACTGCAAAATTCCTATCCGCTTGCAACACCTGAGCGATTGTATCGTCCTTTTATTGAAAGGTTAATTCAGGTGGACTTATCACTGCAAAATGCAACGAAGCTTTATATGATGAATGAAAAATCAAAATTGCAGACAATAGACAGCAAGATGAAGCTGTATTCGCCGGTACATCAGTTAACTGCAGCCAAACAGCAGCTTACACACCGTACGCAAACATTAACGAATCGAATGCAGCAACAGCTTGCACAAAATAAAGTCGCTTTTACAAATCAGCTGCGTATGCTGGAGGCGTTAAATCCGCTCGCATTAATGAGCAAAGGCTTCAGCGTGGCATATAAAGAGGAAAACGTAGTAAAATCAGTTCACGAGCTGGAAAAAGGCGACGTGATTCAAGTGACGTTTCAGGATGGATATGCCGAAGCGAAAATTGAGAAAAAGCATGTGCAAAAGGAAGGGGAAGCAAAGTGACAAAACCGACATTTGCGACAGCAATGACAGAATTAGAAGAAGTTGTACGTAAACTTGAACAAGGAGATGTTCCACTGGAAGAAGCCATTGACCTTTACAAAAAAGGTATGGAACTATCAAAACTTTGTCATGATACACTGCAAAACGCAGAACAACAATTAATTTCAATCGTTGGAGAAGATGGTGAAAAGAAAGCTTTCCAACAAGGAAATGGAGAAGACTAACAGATGGAAAACACGTTAAAGCAGTTTATTGATCATAATATACCGCAGCTGGAAACGACAATGTATAAACTTGTTGAATCAATACAAGCACCGGCACATTTAAAAGAATCGATGCTGTA
This window of the Solibacillus isronensis genome carries:
- the xseB gene encoding exodeoxyribonuclease VII small subunit, which translates into the protein MTKPTFATAMTELEEVVRKLEQGDVPLEEAIDLYKKGMELSKLCHDTLQNAEQQLISIVGEDGEKKAFQQGNGED